CAACGAGCTTCGATCCACCGACGATCGCCTCCTGTGAAAGACGGAGATATTTTTCAACCGTAACGCTCTGGAGGTCGGGCGACCATTTGATACTTTGGTCGATATTCCCCTGAATCACCGATACCCGGTGGGATTGTCCTGTGACCGCCGTTGAGTTTAAACGGAACTCACCGTATAACATAGTCGCCGTAAGAAGGAGGATAAACAGCAGGATGTATCGCCCCTGCCGAAAACGCTTCCGACGATCAGCAAGCCATTGAATCATCGAGGCGACAACTGCGTTACCGAGAATCAGAAGGCCACTGAGACCATATACCCCGACAAGGTCTGCTGATTGAATCAATCGCAAATCGTCATGTTGTGAGTATCCGAGCAGAACCCAGGGGAAACCGGTCAAAAAAGTACTTCGCAAAAGCTCGAAAGCGACCCAGATGACCGGCAAGGTGAGAGCATAGGGGTAATCGAGCCGCTGCCGGATTCGACCGGCCAACCAGGTCGACAAACCGAAAAAAAGAGCGAGGTAGGCAACCAGAATCAAGTAGGCAATCAGGGACAGAAAAGGATGGAGACGACCATAGGTCACCATCACAATATTGAGCCAGTACAGGGTAATGCCGAAAAAAGTGATCCCGGCTGCGTAACCGCATAAAAATGGCCGGCGTTGAAGCACCAGCAAGAGAGGAACCAGGCCGAACCAGGCCAGCAACGAAATATCCGGAAACGGAAATGCGGCCGCGAGAAGTGCGCCGGAGAACGCCGAAAGAAAGATGTCGAGCCAGAAACTGCGGGTCATCAATCAGCTTTCTTCATCCGGCTGCTGGCGGATAATGCGAACCTTGTGGATTTTTCGGCCATCTGACTCGACAACAGACAGATGCAGTGCGCCATCATCAACACTGTCACCAT
The Desulfuromonas sp. genome window above contains:
- the lnt gene encoding apolipoprotein N-acyltransferase; protein product: MTRSFWLDIFLSAFSGALLAAAFPFPDISLLAWFGLVPLLLVLQRRPFLCGYAAGITFFGITLYWLNIVMVTYGRLHPFLSLIAYLILVAYLALFFGLSTWLAGRIRQRLDYPYALTLPVIWVAFELLRSTFLTGFPWVLLGYSQHDDLRLIQSADLVGVYGLSGLLILGNAVVASMIQWLADRRKRFRQGRYILLFILLLTATMLYGEFRLNSTAVTGQSHRVSVIQGNIDQSIKWSPDLQSVTVEKYLRLSQEAIVGGSKLVVWPESATPFYLQDRTKLQQRVLDFPGATKVHLLTGSPAYERVDADRYRFYNSAFMISPESQITGRSDKVHLVPFGEYVPFGEFMPFIDKLVHGIGDFSAGKIETLDFAGQEIGVLVCYEAIFPELARSYCRAGSKLLVNITNDAWFGTSSAPYQHLAMARFRAVENRRWLVRSANTGISAFIAPDGSVKSQSGLFRDATLTEPVQFLSGTTFYGRFGDVFPLLFTMISMVWFWQSRLRR